A region from the Rosa rugosa chromosome 6, drRosRugo1.1, whole genome shotgun sequence genome encodes:
- the LOC133716627 gene encoding receptor-like protein 7, which yields MKTLLHFFLFLITHWVSIIIPAVHSQCIEDQQLSLLQFKKSIVFGYSTKLISWNASTDCCSWVGVTCSRNGRVLGLDLSSEHISAGIDNSSSLFHLHYLQSLNLADNLLGNYSQSIPSAIGKLVNLRYLNLSLNHYSGQIPIEISRLRRLVVLDLSNRYGLNLGRPNLHMLVHNLTELRELYLDGVQISEQGSQWCQAISSSVPNLRVLSMSHCDLSGPLHESFANLRSLSVIRLGGNSISAPGFFANFSNLTVLSLPICGLQGTFPKEIFQLPSLQSIDLSFNYQLDGSLPEFPRNGSLQYLDLSGTNFSGLLPNSIGNLKMLSSINIGGCNFTGPMPKSMTNLTQLVSLSMSENKLEGSIPSFSGANNVNFIDLSNNGLTGTINSTYWGNLTKLSFIDLRSNKLDGNIPASLFSLPLLDYLWMSENKFEGSIPSFSGAKNVNFIDLSYNGLTGTINSTHWGNLTKLSELNLRSNKLDGNIPASLFSLPLLRSLDLSSNQFSGPFPEISNVSSYLLNGPDLELYLRNQSNLNTLDLSENQINGKIPDWIWSLNNLILLNLSCNSLDSLEVHSINLTNLGYLDLHSNQLHGQLPIFPSTVRLHYLDFSRNYFSSIVPGTFGEMFQDPHDTGFFSLSSNNLTGIIPESLCNIQYLEFLDLSNNSLSGTVPQCLTTMTRLSVLNLRRNNLTNVDDFSQNCQLISLDISENHLQGRFLKSLVNCTQLSILNLRNNLITEPFPCFLRNTSSLRVLVLRSNKFYGRIGCRKTNGTWPILQIIDLAHNNFSGEVPGTALATWQAMRTKDDAPGKINSLQLKTGVLYQEDTITVTNKGLEMELENVLSIFISIDFSCNKFNGSIPEEIGELQSLYALNLSNNAFTGAVPSSLSNLSQLESLDLSKNKLSGQIPPELTKLTFLAFLNLSYNQLVGRIPSGAQFSTFEAASFEGNKGLWGPPLTAGFSPKSEGNHSNPGHEIDWNIICPEIGFTCGFGIAIGSLLFCKRWRKWFYRAMYNMLLKIFPQLEQRFGHHRRHVYVHQRYWRR from the coding sequence ATGAAAACTTTGCTacatttcttccttttcttgatCACACACTGGGTCAGTATCATCATCCCAGCAGTTCACAGCCAGTGTATTGAAGACCAGCAACTCTCATTGCTCCAATTCAAGAAAAGCATCGTGTTCGGTTATTCCACCAAGCTTATTTCTTGGAATGCAAGTACTGATTGTTGTTCTTGGGTCGGCGTCACTTGCAGCCGTAATGGGCGTGTTCTGGGTCTTGACTTAAGCAGCGAACATATCTCAGCCGGAATTGACAATTCCAGCAGTCTCTTCCATCTTCATTATCTTCAGAGCCTCAATCTGGCGGACAACCTTCTTGGCAATTACTCTCAATCAATTCCATCCGCCATCGGAAAGCTCGTGAACTTGAGGTATCTGAATTTATCTCTTAATCATTATTCAGGGCAAATTCCCATCGAGATTTCTCGCTTGAGGAGGTTGGTAGTTCTTGATCTTTCTAACCGTTATGGGTTAAACCTTGGAAGGCCAAATTTACACATGTTGGTTCACAACCTCACAGAGCTTAGAGAGTTATATCTTGATGGTGTCCAAATATCAGAACAGGGGAGTCAGTGGTGCCAAGCCATATCATCTTCCGTTCCCAACCTCAGGGTCTTGAGCATGTCCCATTGTGATCTTTCAGGCCCTCTTCATGAGTCCTTTGCTAATCTTCGGTCTCTATCTGTGATTAGGTTGGGAGGGAACAGTATCTCTGCGCCAGGATTCTTTGCCAACTTTTCAAACTTGACTGTCTTGAGTCTCCCGATATGCGGGTTGCAAGGAACATTTCCCAAAGAGATCTTTCAGTTACCTTCTCTACAAAGTATTGACCTCTCATTTAATTACCAACTTGATGGTTCCTTGCCAGAATTCCCAAGGAATGGATCTCTTCAGTACCTGGATCTAAGCGGGACAAATTTTTCAGGGTTATTGCCAAATTCTATTGGCAATCTCAAAATGTTGTCCAGCATAAATATTGGAGGTTGCAATTTCACCGGACCGATGCCCAAGTCAATGACAAACCTTACACAGTTGGTTTCTTTGTCGATGTCTGAAAACAAGTTGGAAGGTTCAATTCCGTCATTCAGTGGGGCCAATAATGTGAACTTCATAGACCTTTCCAACAATGGTCTAACAGGTACTATTAATTCCACCTACTGGGGAAACCTTACTAAGCTATCCTTTATTGATTTGAGATCCAATAAGCTCGATGGGAATATCCCAGCATCTCTTTTTTCACTTCCCCTTTTGGATTATTTGTGGATGTCTGAAAACAAGTTTGAAGGTTCAATTCCGTCATTCAGTGGGGCCAAGAATGTGAACTTCATAGACCTTTCCTACAATGGTCTAACAGGTACTATTAACTCCACCCACTGGGGAAACCTTACTAAGCTATCTGAACTCAATTTGAGATCCAATAAGCTCGATGGGAATATCCCAGCATCTCTGTTTTCTCTTCCCCTGTTGCGTAGTCTAGATCTTTCCAGCAATCAATTCTCTGGTCCATTCCCTGAAATTTCAAATGTGTCTTCCTACTTGCTGAATGGTCCTGATCTTGAACTTTATTTGAGAAATCAATCGAACTTAAATACTTTGGACCTTTCAGAGAACCAGATAAATGGCAAGATACCTGACTGGATTTGGAGTTTAAATAATCTCATTCTCCTAAATCTTTCTTGCAACTCCCTAGATTCTCTAGAAGTTCATTCAATTAATCTCACTAATCTAGGTTACCTTGACCTTCATTCCAACCAGCTTCATGGGCAACTCCCAATTTTTCCATCAACTGTCCGTCTCCATTATCTAGATTTCTCCAGGAATTATTTCAGCTCTATCGTACCGGGTACCTTTGGAGAAATGTTTCAAGATCCTCACGACACAGGCTTTTTCTCGCTTTCGAGCAATAACCTCACTGGGATCATTCCAGAATCATTATGCAATATACAATATCTTGAGTTTCTTGATCTGTCCAATAATTCTTTGAGTGGCACGGTTCCCCAATGCCTAACTACAATGACGAGGCTTTCGGTACTCAACTTAAGGAGGAATAATCTTACAAATGTTGATGACTTCTCTCAGAATTGCCAGTTAATAAGTCTAGACATCAGTGAAAATCACCTTCAAGGCCGGTTTCTAAAATCTCTTGTCAACTGCACCCAGTTATCGATTTTAAACCTTAGAAACAATTTGATAACAGAACCATTTCCCTGCTTTTTAAGGAACACATCCAGCTTGCGTGTCCTTGTCTTGCGATCCAATAAATTTTATGGGCGCATTGGATGTCGCAAGACTAATGGCACTTGGCCAATACTTCAAATCATAGACTTAGCTCACAACAATTTTAGTGGTGAAGTACCTGGAACAGCTCTGGCAACTTGGCAGGCCATGAGGACAAAAGATGATGCCCCAGGGAAGATCAATAGCCTTCAATTGAAGACCGGAGTTTTATATCAAGAAGATACAATCACAGTCACCAACAAAGGTTTAGAGATGGAGCTGGAGAATGTTTTATCTATCTTCATCTCCATTGACTTCTCGTGCAACAAGTTCAATGGATCAATACCCGAGGAAATTGGAGAACTCCAATCATTGTATGCCCTCAACTTGTCCAACAATGCTTTCACAGGTGCAGTTCCATCATCACTAAGTAACTTGAGTCAGCTAGAGTCCTTGGACCTCTCGAAAAACAAACTGAGCGGTCAAATCCCACCGGAGCTTACAAAACTCACTTTCCTTGCATTCTTGAATCTCTCATATAATCAATTGGTCGGGAGGATACCAAGCGGTGCTCAATTTTCAACATTTGAAGCAGCTTCCTTCGAAGGTAATAAAGGATTATGGGGGCCTCCTTTAACTGCAGGGTTCTCACCAAAGTCGGAAGGAAACCATTCAAATCCTGGACATGAGATTGATTGGAATATTATCTGTCCTGAAATTGGGTTTACATGTGGGTTTGGGATTGCCATCGGGtcacttttgttttgcaagagaTGGAGGAAATGGTTTTACAGAGCTATGTATAACATGCTTCTAAAGATATTCCCTCAGCTGGAACAAAGATTTGGTCATCACAGGAGACATGTTTACGTACATCAAAGATACTGGAGACGTTGA
- the LOC133714055 gene encoding receptor-like protein 33, with translation MELVIVLTIFTSFDFSCNKFNGSIPEEIGELKSLYALNLSNNAFTGAVPSSLSNLSQLESLDLSKNKLSGQIPPELTKLTFLAFLNLSYNQLVGRIPSGAQFSTFDAASFKGNKGLWGPPLTADNRTGFSPKLEGNHSNPGHEIDWDIIFAEIGFTCGFGIVIGSLLFCKRWRKWYYSAMYNMLLKIFPQLEQRFGHHRRHVYVHQRYWRR, from the coding sequence ATGGAGCTGGTGATTGTTTTAACTATCTTCACCTCCTTTGACTTCTCGTGCAACAAGTTCAACGGATCAATACCCGAGGAAATTGGAGAACTCAAATCATTGTATGCCCTCAACTTGTCCAACAATGCTTTCACAGGTGCAGTTCCATCATCACTGAGTAATTTGAGTCAGCTAGAGTCCTTGGACCTCTCAAAAAACAAACTGAGCGGTCAAATCCCACCAGAGCTTACAAAACTCACTTTCCTTGCATTCTTGAATCTCTCATATAATCAATTGGTTGGGAGGATACCAAGCGGTGCTCAATTTTCAACATTTGATGCAGCTTCTTTCAAAGGTAATAAAGGATTATGGGGGCCTCCTTTAACAGCAGATAATAGAACAGGGTTCTCACCAAAGTTGGAAGGAAACCATTCAAATCCTGGACATGAGATTGATTGGGATATTATCTTTGCTGAAATTGGATTTACATGTGGGTTTGGGATTGTCATCGGGtcacttttgttttgcaagagaTGGAGGAAATGGTATTACAGTGCTATGTATAACATGCTTCTGAAGATATTccctcagttggaacaaagaTTTGGTCATCACAGGAGACATGTTTACGTACATCAAAGATACTGGAGACGTTGA